The Geotrypetes seraphini chromosome 2, aGeoSer1.1, whole genome shotgun sequence genome contains the following window.
ctccttttttaaatgaggaaatctggtaaccctaactttatCCCCTGTCTGAAGTCACTATCTACTTCCAGAACAACAAATTTTATCAGGCTGTTTTGGCTCTCTGCTGGTAGGGAAGCAAAACCTCAGAGGCAGAATCCTTTAGTACTCTTTTACCTTAAGCCTGAGAATGGGTGTGacacatagtttcaagttttatttatatttgattaatcgcttaattaaattatttctaagcgagttacagtttgtaaataaacatgatattaaaacagtaaataacataaaatattgaaaatttaacaatttatacattaaaaaaaaaaaaaaaaaagaggataaaaCATGTTAGTAATATATAAAATTACGAATTATATATTATGAggtacaaagaacataaaattacTGAAGAGGGTGTGAATATTCTGCCTTCATTCTGTGCCCTACCCCTTGGGACCTAAGAATCATGGAAACCCACAAGGCTTGacctgaagattttttttttttttcagaaattcaTTTCTGATtataccttttacaaaactaactCCATTCATTTCTAACTAGGATTTGACTGGCTTACAATACAATGAGATAACAATGTCTGATTAGATAAGAGCAACTGAACACAAATGTTGGAAAGTCATAAAAACATGGAAAGCAAAATGTTATGACCGGGTAGAGCATGTTTAAGTATCTTTCTTCTTGTAACCCCCTTGTCTGCACACCTAGGTGGCTGCCTCATGTAAGCCCTAGAAGCTGGGTGGAAGCCGGACCCATGGTGGGGAAGGAAAatgaggaagagaagagaaagaggagggGCAGGGCACAAAGAAGATAAGCACATTGTGAAGAATaaaccaaatcatagttaccagatgctagggtccaccttaggaattagcacccaagaaaaagatctaggtgtcactgttgacaatacaatgaaatctatccaatgtgcagcggcagccaaaaaagcaaataggatgctatgaattattaggaaagggatgataaaataagaataagaatattataatgcctctataccagtggttcccaaccctgtcctggaggaacaccaagccaattgggttttcaggctagccctaatgaatatgcatgaagcaaatttgcatgcctatcgctTCCAtcatgtgcaaatctctctcatgcatattcattagggctagcctgaaaacccgattggcctggtgttcctccaggacagggttgggaatcactgctctataccactccatggtgcaacctcaccttgagtattgcattcagttctggttgctatatctcaaaaagatatagctaaattagaaaaggttaaaaaaaaaagcgaccaaaatgataaaggggatggaactcctctcatatgaggttagggctcttcagcttggaaaatagatggctgagaggagatatgattgaggtccacaaaatcctgagaggtgtagaatggatacaagggtacaagtgaatcttttttttactgcatctactatttgggtttctgccagctaTTTGTTACCTTGATTGGCAactgtagaaacaggattctaggctagatggaccattgatctgacccagtatgcctATTCTTATGTAGGTTGAAGAAAGAGACACTAAGAGGTCAGATGCTGAACATGGAGAGAAAATAGGAACAGGAAcacagaggagagatgctgatcAGACAAATAAGAATCCAGAAAGAAGATGGAGAGTGGATATATATAGAGAATCAAATGtacaggagaccctggaaagacAGGAAGAACAGAGAAAAGCAGAAGAGACACAAAATAAATTGAATGGAAAACTCAAATGCTCAGaccataaaggtagaaaaaagtattttatttttaatgtattaaTTGGAACACATCAGCTTTGGGAAATGAGCATCTCTTAAATCTTGTCTTGCAGTTTCTATTTCTCTAGTGTTGTACaagtctccctccatattcacaggaGTTAGGGGCTTGTGAATACCataaatttgtgaataactttctCCCTCTATATTCATGGGGTTTTGGGGCATAGCCTCACAAAAACCTTCAGAATGCTACTCTCTTTGTCTCCAAACAAAGTAGCCTCATTCACGTGGCCTCATCTCGCAGTGATCATTTCAGATTCAGTGGTGTCACCTTCTTAAATCTTTTCCTCACCTCATTCCTCTCTGTAGACTTCCTACAGTATCTGTGGTGTAGCTGCAGCAAAACTCAGTTATAAGCTTTTCTGGTGCTGGTCAGGACCTTTTCTCTTGGGAACCCCCCCCGGATTAAGTCACTTGGGGGAGCAGAGTCAACTCTGTCCCAGGTCTACTCACCCTCAGCTGTTCCTCAGAGAGTAAAATGATCACTGCGAGATGAAACTACTGAGTGAGGCTGCTTtgttttgataaaaagagaacagcaTTCTAAAAGGCAGTATGTATTGTGCATGTCTTTAATGAACTCTTAACATTTTACAAAATTTAACTTACAGTACTTACTGTATTTATAGCTGCAAAATATTCACATTTAATTACTGAAAGAACACTTGTGAATAACCAAAGTTGCAAATGTAGAACCAGCGAATATGAAGAGAGGCCTGTATATGCAAGTCTGACTTCTTGAGGTTTACAGGTTTTTTTGCCTTCATATTCCTATTACTGATTTGTGGTCCCTAGTTTCATATTTGTTGAGGGCCTGTCTATGTTTTGCATGTATGACCAAGATGCAGTGTTCTGCTAGTATGTAGTTTCTGCAAAGACATCTATAGCAGTCCCATATGTTCTATATTCTCACTAGAACAGGAGTAGataattccggtccttgagagccagagccaggtcaggttttcaggatatccacaatgaatatgtatgagatggatatgcatgcactgcctccttgaaatgcaaatctatctcatgcatatttattgtggatattctgaaaacctgacctgcctgtggctctcgaggatcgggaattgcctacccctgcacttgGTGGTGTATTAGTGTTGTAATGGCTGttgaaatagaaacatgatgacagataaaggccaaatggcccatctagtctgcccatccgcagtaaccattatctctttctctctccgagagatcccacgtgcctatcccaggcccttttgaattcagacacagtctctgtttccaccacctcttctgggagactgttccacatatctaccaccctttctgtaaaaaaaaagtattttctcagattactccgagcctatcacctcttaacttcatcctataccctctcattgcagagtttcctttcaaatgaaagagactcaactcatgcacatttatattatgtaggtatttaaacgtctctatcatatctcccctctcccgcctttcctccagagtatacagattgagatctttaagtctgtccccatatgccttatgatgaagaccacataccatggcccatccagtctgcccatccacagcatccactatctcttcctttccctaagaaatcccacttGCCTGGCTCATGCTTTCTTTAAATTCAgacacgcatctaccacccttttcatggatatgtttgtttttgtttaagtCCTGCTGTTAATTGTATAGTTAGGGTTaagaacagaacataagaattgccatactgggacagactgaaggttcatcaagcccagtatcctgtttccaacagtggccaacccagatcccaagcgcctaacaagatcccaagtagcaaaacagaggacatgtccaggttttcccagacatatggtaaccctagatatggTAAGGTTCTGAGTGTGTTTTTGCACATGTTTCTGCATAATGTTTTCCAGTGGAGGGGTTATCTGTTGGCTTTCCtgaggggcagggcaggattaaccaataggccaagtaggtacgtgcctagggcccgaaatggtcaggggggcccgataaaggaaggcatcaacatggttttttccaaacggtgatgggccgctccagcatcgattggcaatgtgggcccccccccccgatcgacaACGCGGGCCCCAGCCCaatcggcaaccccccccccattgacagaaagtaagacaagcaagcaacacgggtaagaaaggcaatgggaactgtaattgtgcatgcGGTGCTGCtcgcccaaagcttccctctgacgcagcttcctgcttccgcctgggcacatggtgggatggggcagggggcccagtgtacttgtgtgcctaaggcccctcgatgaattaatcctgccctgctgaggGGGTATGAAAACTTTCATATAATTTTAGTTTGTTAGTCAGTGTTGTTGAAAAAAATCTTAGAGCATATGGCAGACTATTGATTGtagaggggtggggtggaggaaaggTGCAACAGGATTTGAGGTGAGGAATAGCGGCAGAACAAAGGAAGAGTTTGATACAGCAAAAGCAAGGGAGGGGTCCAGAGCAGAGCAACTGTCAGGATTTTCTCTGTCATAAAGTTGGCAACCCTATCCATCGGTAGCAGGAGATGCATTAATAAGACGTCAACTCTTGCTGGGATGAATCTTGTGATAAGAACTACAAAATCTCTCTGCTTTTATTACGAGTAGGCTCTGGAGCAGCAGGAGATGCTTTTTTATTATTAAGGCATCTCTTGATGCCAAAGGGGGAGGTGGCTTGTTGGTGCTGTAGGCCACAGAATTTTGGTGAGCCAAGAGACAAACTAGGTGGGGCTGGAGTGAGGCAGGGCTGGGACAGGTCTTGAAATCTCCCTTTCAAACATCTGGCCCACTTGGAACCCCTGCCTATTAATAGAGGAGTgcatgattattatttttttttatgttgctAAATGCACTTTGACAACAGGCGTACTGGTAATGCTCCTGTTTCTTATTTGAATTGTTCTCACTCTCTCTTCAGTCAGACACTGGGATTTTTATGAATACTCAGgcatagggttatcatatggctccagaaaaaataggatggattgagatatctgggttctacttccattgaaagcaatggaagtaaaacccagatgactcaatccatcctcctttttctggagccatatggtaaccctactcaggcATGATATATGACTCATGTTTCCACTTGATTCCCCCTATAATGAGAGTGTGCCCGAGGATCTGGTTTCTAGTATATCAGAGCATCGTTTTGCACTCCATTCTGACCTCATATACTTTGCCCAAGTCCCATGACTGATGCAGCCAGAACTTTTCAGGATTTTGAAAACATCACGCCGAAACCTCACACCAATAAACACATAGAGAAAGGGATTTAGGCAGCTGTGCAAGAAAGCGAGGCCTTGAGTTACCTGAGTAGCAATATCTATTTTTTTGATAGTGTCGCAATCGGAAGCAGTCAGGCTGGCAGCATCTAAGGTTTTCAGCACTATAATGCTATTGTAAGGCAACTGGGAGAAGACAAAAACAGCTATAATGGAGAATATTACTTTTAGGGCTTTGTGCTTCTCAAAACTTTTAGCCTGAAGCAAAGTTCTGATTACAACAGCATAGCAACAGATCATGACAATAACAGGAATGGCAAATCCCATGGTGAGTCTTAAGATAAGAACACTCATTTTCAAGGTGTGGCTGACATCAGACGGGTAAACCATGGTGCACCTCATTACAGATGTATCATTTCCCATGGCAAAGCTAGGTATTTCTGTGCTATATATGAATTCGGGGACACTTAAAGCTATTGCAAATAGCCAGACGCACAGGCAAACAAGCTTGCTATAAAAGAATCGTTTGGGTTTATAGTTATGTGCTTTCATTGCTTGCACAATGGCAATGTATCTGTCCACACTAATGCAGGCAAGTAACAACATACAGCTGTAGAAATTGATTCTGTACATGGTGGTGACAATTTTACATGTGGCTGTCTTAAAAATCCAATGATATGAGGCAGCTATGGCCCAGAAAGGCAGAGTGAGGAGGAAAAGTATATCAGCAATAGCCAGATTGAACAAATACATATCAGTCATGGTCTTCATCCTTCTGAACTGTTTATAGATAAGGACAACAAGACTGTTCCCAATGATGCCCAAGAAGAAGATGCAGCAGTAAATGACTGTAAGGAAATATTTTGCAAACTCTCTGACGTTGCTCTTTTCACAAAAGGAGCCAAGATTTTCATAAGTGTAGTCTATTGCAGCTGAGGTGTTATCAGCGATGTAATCCTCCACCTCTTCCATTGTCTGCAATGAGACAAAACATCCATAGTTAGTCAACTGGTTGGCCAACAAAGACAGCCAAGAtgcactaaaaataaataaagaacagAAGAAGCTGTTTTGCAACTGAAAATAGTGTAGAATTTGTAGGGGCAATTCTAGAGGTAGGCATCACTTACATGTGTCAAAGGTACCTTAAAATGGCAGTTAGGCACTTGTGTGAACAAGGAGCTATTGAGGAGGGAgtggccaatgaaaaccaggccaaTATTCCTGcacctaagtcaggggtgtccaatgtcggtcctcgagggccgcaatccagtcggtttttcaggatttccccaatgaatatgcattgaaagcagtgcatgcacatagatctcatgcatattcattggggaaatcctgaaaacccgactggattgcggccctcgaggacagacATTGGATACCCCTGACCTAAGTTGTTCGCAGATTGGGCGTATTCTATTACAGTGCACCTTACTTTTAGTAATGTCCAtaatctgcccatgctcctccctggCTACGCCCCCTTTAGAGATTCTCACACTAGATGTGACCGCCACTTTATAGAACGTGCCTACAAAGTTCTGCATGTAACTTTGAGTTAGTGTCAActattaggtgttaattgccagtAATTGGTCccaattggcttgttaaacaattaagttgcacacataTTTTGGCTGTGCACTGCACAccaatttgtgtgtgcaacttaggacaccatatatagaatttgggctgTGGTGTACAGAACACCAGAAACCACGTGTCACTTGGAATACCTAAAAACAGGCCACTTATAATAGAATGAATTTTTATAAAGCAGTAAAACTTCAATACCTATTTTTATCACTGCTTCATCTCATTCATAAACAACAGCTTAGTTTTCTTCAGGGGTCTCAGTGATGACACCCGAACCGGTAAAGAACTTTAATACCGGCTAGAATTTACACATCGTATCGTCACAGGCTCtcaaaaagattgctaaaattaTCATCTTCATCTTAATCAAATCACATTCaatttaatattttcaaattactgttttatattttaaaaatccacttactgcatatactcgaatataaaccgagatttttggaccaaaaaatggtccaaaaattaGAGTTTCGGTTTATATTAGAATCTTCCCCCTCCACCTTTGCAGCAACCCCTCTGAACAGGCAGACTTTTGCTGCCGCGATCAGTGCCCACGCCTACGCCCCCACTGAAACGTCAGCTACTGCTCCCTCCCAAGCTCGAGTAAAGCCTGCATCCCTGCCCAAGCCCCAACCCCCACCAGAACGTCAGCAACTGCTCCTTCCCAAGCCAGAGGAACACCCGCACCCCAGTCTGTGTATCACCGGAATGTCAGCTagcgctccttccctccctagcaAGGGAGACTCACATCCCCCCAGGTATACCGTGatctcctggtggtctagcagcatgttggggcaggagcgattctcACTCGCTCCTACCCATTCTTCTTCTGCAATAAAAATGGCCACCGGGACTTCCAGCTGCAGTCTCGAGAGGCTCCCAGCAGCCTCGTGACATTGCTGCTGGAAGTGTGGGCTTGGGTATGGGTGTTCCTCTGGCTTCGGAGGGAGCAGTAGCTGATATTCTGGTGGGGTTTGGGGCACGGGCGGGGATGCGGGCATTGCTCTTGCTTGGGAATGAAGGAGGAAGTATTAGCTGATGTTCCAGTGGGGGTTGGCGCATGGGCTGAGGTGCGGGCATTACTCTTGCTTGGGAGACAGGGTGTACGCAGGGTGTGGGTATAGGTGTGGGTGTTCTTCTGGCTTGGGAGGGATTGGTAGCTGATGTTCTGGTGGGGTTTGGGGCACAGGCAGGGATGCGGGCATTGCTCTTGCTTGGGAATGAAGGAGGAAGTATTAGCTGATGTTCCAGTGGGGGTTGGCGCATGGGTTGTGGTGCGGGCATTACTCTTGCTTGGGAGACAGGGTGCACGCGGGGTATGGGTATGGGTGTTTTTCTGGCTTGGGAGGGATTGGTAGCTGATGTTCTGGTGGGGTTTGGGGCACGGGCGGGGATGCGGGCATTGCTCTTGCTTGGGAATGAAGGAGGAAGTATTAGCTGATGTTCCAGTGGGGGTTGGCGCATGGGCTGTGGTGCGGGCATTACTCTTGCTTGGGAGACAGGGTGTACCAGCGGGGTGT
Protein-coding sequences here:
- the CCR9 gene encoding C-C chemokine receptor type 9, producing MEEVEDYIADNTSAAIDYTYENLGSFCEKSNVREFAKYFLTVIYCCIFFLGIIGNSLVVLIYKQFRRMKTMTDMYLFNLAIADILFLLTLPFWAIAASYHWIFKTATCKIVTTMYRINFYSCMLLLACISVDRYIAIVQAMKAHNYKPKRFFYSKLVCLCVWLFAIALSVPEFIYSTEIPSFAMGNDTSVMRCTMVYPSDVSHTLKMSVLILRLTMGFAIPVIVMICCYAVVIRTLLQAKSFEKHKALKVIFSIIAVFVFSQLPYNSIIVLKTLDAASLTASDCDTIKKIDIATQVTQGLAFLHSCLNPFLYVFIGVRFRRDVFKILKSSGCISHGTWAKYMRSEWSAKRCSDILETRSSGTLSL